The Streptomyces sp. NBC_01463 DNA window ATGACGATGCCGGAGCCGACCAGCAGCGGCTTCCCGGGCAGCCGGTCGGCCAACGCCCCGAGGACCGGGCCGAAGAGCACCGGCAGCCAGACGGTGAAGAGGGCGAGCGCCGCCAGACTGTCCGACCCGGTCAGCGACTTGACCCAGATCCCTGCCGCCAGCGACATCGCGGAGCTGCCGAAACCGGACACGACGACCGCTGCCAGGAACAGCCCCGCCGTCCGGTCCCGCAGTACCCGCCCCGTCGCCGACCCTGCCCGTGCGCCCACCGAACCTCCCTGACCTGCGCCTGTGTTACGCCGTCAGGCTGGCCGGTAAGGCCGTCGCCGGGCATCGGGAGGATGCCGTACGGGACCGGTGGGGGCGGCCCGTCGCCGGGGCCGGTGTACGGCACATGTCCTAAGCCGGCGAAGTTCTTCTGTCAGAAGCGTTGACGAAACATTCACGGCGCCTCTAGCTTCATCGCGTCGTACTTCGTACGTCATATATGAGACGCGATACGCGAGATGCGAGAGCCCTTCACCCATGACCTTTGCGCCCACCCCGATTCCGTCCCGCACCCAGTACGTGCTGGAGGCGATCAAGCACGCGATCCTCACGGCGCAGCTGAGACCAGGGCAGGCGCTCGTCGAGACCGAACTGGCCGCACAGTTCGGGGTCTCCAAGACCCCCGTCCGTGAGGCGCTCAAGACGCTCGCCGGTACCGGGCTGGTCGTCATGAGCCAGTACAAGGGCGCCATCGTGCGGCTGGTCGACGCGACCATGGCCCGCGAGGTGTACGACGTGCGGCTGCTGCTCGAACCGGAGGCGCTGCGCCGCTCCATCACCCGCAAGGCCTCACTCGACGCGGCCCAGGAGGCCCTGGAGCGCGCCGACTCGGCGGGCGACAAGGCCGACCGGTCGCTCGCCAACCGGGACTTCCACCGGGCGCTCTACCTTCCCTGCGGCAACCCGCTGCTGGCCAGGATGCTCGACGAGGTCCGGGACCAAGCGGCGCTCGTGTCGACCGTGGCGTGGGCGACCATCCCGTCCTGGGAGCGGGAGGCGGCCGAGCACCGGGAGATCCTGCGGCTCGCGCTCGCCGACGACGCGGACGCGGCGGCCGGGGCTCTGCACGACCACATCGCGTCGTTCGTCCGCCGCGCCTTCCCCGACGACGAAGACGGGGGTGACGCGGCGTGAACCGGCACACCGAAGAAAGGCCTGTCCGCATGGACCTCACACCGCTGAAGGCGGCCCTCGCAGATGTCGTGGCGATCCCGGTCACCCCGTTCGCCGAGGACGGGACCATCGACACGGCGGCGCACCGCGCCCTGTTGCGCAGGCTGCTCGACGGCGGCGTGCGCATCCTCACCCCGAACGGCAACACCGGTGAGTTCTACGCCCTCACCCCCGAGGAGCGCCGCACCGTCACCGAGCTGACCGTGGAGGAGGCCGGCGGCCGCGCGACGATCCTGGTCGGGGTCGGGCACGACGTGCCGACCGCCGTCGCCGCCGCCGAGCACGCCAGGGACGCCGGCGCCGAGATGGTGATGGTGCACCAGCCCGTCCACCCGTACGTCTCGCAGGACGGCTGGATCGACTACCACCGGGCCATCGCCGAGGCCGTCCCCGGACTCGGTGTCGTGCCCTACATCCGCAACCCGCACCTCGACGGGGAGTGCCTGGCGGTCCTCGCCGACAGCTGCCCCAACGTCATCGGCGTCAAGTACGCCGTCCCGGACGCCGCGCGCTTCGCGGCCTTCGCCCGGGACGCCGGCCTGGACCGCTTCGTCTGGGTCGCGGGCCTCGCCGAGCTGTACGCCCCCGCCTACTTCTCCGCGGGCGCCACCGGGTTCACCTCGGGTCTCGTCAACGTCGCCCCCGGCGTCTCGCTGGCCATGCTGGAGGCGCTGCGGGCCGGTGACCACCCGGCCGCCATGAAGGTCTGGGAGCAGATCCGCCGCTTCGAGGAACTGCGCGCCGACCGGCAGTCCGCGAACAACGTGACGGTCGTCAAGGAGGCCCTGGCCTCGCTCGGGCTGTGCGGCCGCGACGTGCGCCCGCCCAGCCGGGTGCTGCCCGAGGCGCAGCGCGCCGAGGTCGCCGACCAGGTCGCGGGGTGGTCCATATGACCGGCCGCATCGCCCCCGGGGATCTGCGCAGCCACCAGTGGTACGGCACCGACGGGCTGCGCTCCTTCAGCCACCGCGCCCGCACCCGCCAGCTGGGCTACCTCCCCGAGGAGCACCTCGGTAAGCCGGTCGTCGCGATTCTCAACACCTGGTCGGACATCAATCCGTGCCACGTCCATCTGCGCGACCGCGCGCAGGCGGTCAAGCGCGGTGTCTGGCAGGCCGGCGGATTCCCGCTGGAGTTCCCGGTCTCCACCCTCTCGGAGACGTTCCAGAAGCCGACCCCGATGCTCTACCGCAACATGCTGGCGATGGAGACGGAGGAGCTGCTGCGCTCGTACCCCGTCGACGGTGCGGTGCTCCTGGGCGGCTGCGACAAGTCGACGCCCGCGCTGCTGATGGGCGCGGCCTCCGTGGACCTGCCGGCCGTCTTCGTGCCCGCCGGGCCGATGCTGCCGGGGCACTGGCGCAACGAGGTGCTGGGTTCCGGCACCGACATGTGGAAGTACTGGGACGACAAGCGGGCCGGCCTCATCGGCGACTGCGAGATGGACGAGCTGGAGAACGGGCTCGCCCGCTCACCCGGCCACTGCATGACGATGGGCACCGCCTCGACCCTCACCGCCGCGGCCGAGGCGCTCGGCGTGACCGTCCCCGGCGCCTCCTCCATCCCGGCCGTCGACTCCGGTCATGACCGGATGGCCGCGCAGTCGGGCCTCCGCATCGTCGAACTGGTGTGGCAGCAGCGGAAGCTGTCGTCGATCCTCACCGCGGAGGCGTACGAGGACGCCGTGGCCACCGTCCTCGCGCTCGGCGGCTCCACCAACGCCGTCATCCACCTGATCGCGATGGCGGGCCGCTCCGGTATCAAGCTCACCCTCGACGACTTCGACCGGATCGCCCGCACCGTGCCGGTGCTGGCCAATCTGCGGCCCGGCGGGAAGTACCTCATGGAGGACTTCCACTTCGCCGGCGGGCTGCCCGGGTTCCTGGCCCGGCTGACCGACGTACTGCACCTGGACCGGCCCACGGTCGCGCACGACACCCTGCGTGAGCAGATCGACGGCGCCCTCGTGCACAACAGCGATGTCATCAGGGAGCGCGACAACCCGCTGGCCGACGAGGGCGGTGTGGCGGTGCTGCGCGGCAACCTCTGCCCGGACGGGGCGGTCATCAAGCACATCGCCGCCGAGCCGCAGCTGCTGCGTCACACCGGTCCCGCGGTCGTCTTCGACGACTACCGGGAGATGCAGCGCACCATCAACGACCCGGCGCTGGCCCTCACCCCTGACCATGTGCTGGTGCTCCGCAACGCCGGACCCAAGGGCGGCCCCGGGATGCCCGAGTACGGCATGCTGCCGATCCCCGACTACCTGCTGAAGCAGGGTGTCCGGGACATGGTGCGGATCTCCGACGCCCGGATGAGCGGCACCAGTTACGGCGCCTGCGTCCTGCACGTCGCCCCCGAGTCCTACGTCGGCGGGCCCCTCGCCCTGGTGCGCACCGGTGACGCGATCACCCTGGACGTCGAGGCGCGCCTGCTCCATCTCGACGTGACGGAAGAGGAGTTGGAGAAGCGCAGGGCCGAGTGGACCCCGCCTCCCACCCGGTACGAGCGCGGCTACGGGGCGCTGTACCACGACCAGATCACCCAGGCCGACACCGGCTGCGACTTCGCCTTCCTGGCCCGGCCGGGAGAAGTGCCCGACCCGTACGCCGGCTGAACGGCCCACCGGAATTCCGGCGCCCCGCCTCGTTCGGCATACCGAACGCCATGCGGCAAGCGCTTGCGCAGTACACGCATCACCCGCAGCCCGCACCCCCGTACCTCCAGAGAACGGAGACGTGTCATGGCCCAAGCCGCCGCTGTGGCCACACCGCCCAAGGTGCCCAGGCGCCGCTCCGCGAGCCCCCGCCGACTGCCGTATCTGCTGATCGCCCCCGCGGGGCTGCTGATGCTGGGCTTCATCGCCTACCCGGTGATCAGCGTCTTCTACTACAGCCTGCAGAACTACAACGTCACCAAGCCGTGGCGGAACGGCTTCGCGGGCTTCGACAACTTCACCCGGATCTTCACCGAGGACGACCAGTTCTGGACCACGCTGGGCTTCAGCGCCCAGTGGGTGGTCACCCAGGTCGCGCTCCAGCTCACCCTCGGCCTCGCGCTCGCCCTGATCGTCAACCAGAGCTTCATCGGCCGCGGCATCTCCCGCGCCATGGTCTTCTCGCCGTGGGCCGTCTCCGGCGTGCTGACCAGCACCATCTGGATCCTGCTCTACAACTCCTCGACGGGGTTCAGCCGTTACCTCGCGGACGCCGGAATCGGTGACTACGGCACCTCGGTGCTCTCCGACACCGGAACCGTCTTCTGGGCCGCGACCGTCGCCGAACTCTGGCGCGGGGTCCCCTTCTTCGCCATCCTCATCCTCGCCGACCTGCAGTCCGTCTCCAAGGAGCTGTACGAGGCGGCGTCCGTCGACGGCGCCGGACGGCTGCGCCAGTTCTTCCACATCACCCTGCCCCATCTGCGGGACGCGATCATCCTGTCCACGCTGCTGCGCGGCGTCTGGGAGTTCAACAACGTCGACCTCCTCTACACCCTCACCGGCGGCGGACCGGCCGGCGAGACCACCACCCTGCCGCTCTACGTCGCCAACACCGGCATCGAGGGCCACGACTTCGGGTACGCCTCCGCGCTCACCACCGTCGCCTTCGTGATCCTCCTCTTCTGCTCGATCGTCTATCTGCGCCTGAGCAAGTTCGGAGGCGATCACAAGTGACCGCAGCACTGGCCGAGAAGCACGGAACCGACGCCGCGCGGCCGGCCGTCCGGGACGGCTCCCCACCCGCCGCGCACCGGCGTCGCCGCAAGCCCGGCCGCGAACGCGCCTTCGACGACGTGCCGCGCTGGCAGATCTACGTACCGCTCGGCATCTACCTCGTCTTCACCCTCATCCCGTTCTACTGGATGTTCCTGTTCGCCGTGCGCCCCGCGGGCTCCACCTCGCTGGTGCCGTGGCCGATGACCGGGGAGCACTTCTCCAAGGTCTGGAACGAGCGCAGCTTCGCCGTCTTCTTCCAGAACAGCATGATCGTCGGGGTCTGCACCCTGGTCAGCACGACGCTCGTCGCGCTGGCCGGCGGCTACGCCCTCGCCCGGTTCGACTTCAAGATCAAGAACGCCTTCATGCTGGCGCTGCTCTGCTCGCAGTTCATCCCGGGCGCGCTGATGCTCGTACCGCTCTTCGAGATCTTCAAGAACCTCCAGATGATCAACTCCCTGGGGAGCGTGGTCATCGCCGAGACGGTCTTCCAGCTGCCGCTCTCCATCATCCTGATCAGCGGATTCATCAAGAACGTGCCGGCCTCCCTGGAGGAGGCGGCCTGGGTGGACGGCTGCTCGCGCTTCCGGGCCTTCTGCGCGGTGGTGCTGCCGCTGCTGCGGCCGGGCCTCATCGCGGTCGGCTCCTTCGCCTTCGTGCACAGCTGGAACCACTTCCTGTTCGCCCTGATGTTCCTCAGCGAGCAGGACAAGCAGACGATCCCGGTCGGCCTGAACACCCTCATCGGCGCGGACAGCGTCGACCTGGGCGCGCTCGCCGCGGGCGGAGTCATCGCCGCGGTCCCCGTGGTGATCGTCTTCGCCTTCATCCAGAAGTGGCTGATCACCGGCTTCAGCGCCGGCGCAGTGAAGGGGTGACGGACATGCCGTCCCTGCCCACGACCACACCCGTCCCGATCGTCCTCGCGGGCGCCCGCGGCCACGGACGCTGGCACCTCGCCAACATCCGCCGCCTCCAGCACCAGGGGCTCGTCCGGCTCGCCGGAGTCTGCGAGCTCAAGCCGCTCGACGACGGCGAACTCGGTGCCTTCGCCGGGGAACTCCCCGAACAGTCAGCCGACTTCGGCGCCCTCCTGGACTCCACCGGCGCCCGCGCCGCCGTCATCTGCACCCCGATCCAGACCCACACCGGACTGGCGCTCACCGCCGCGGCCCGCGGCGTCCACCTCCTGCTGGAGAAGCCGCCCGCGGCGACCCGAGCCGACTTCGCACGCATCCTGGCCGGGGTGCGGCACGCCGGCATCGCCTGCCAGGTGGGCTTCCAGTCCTTCGGCTCGCACGCCGTGCCCGCCATCCGCGACCTCGTACGCACCGGCGCCATCGGCACCGTCCGGGGCTACGGGGCCGCGGGCGCCTGGGTCCGGGACGACGCCTACTACCGGCGGGCGCCCTGGGCCGGGCGGCGCCGGATCGGTGACACCGACGTCGTCGACGGCGTCCTGACCAACCCGCTCGCCCACGCCGTCGCGACCGCCCTCGAACTCGCCGGCAGCGGCACGGCCCAGGACGTCGTCGCCGTCGAGGCCGAGCTCTTCCGCGCCCACGACATCGAGGCCGACGACACCTCGTGCGTCCGCATCACCACCGCGTCCGGCGTCCCGGTCACCGCAGCCGTCACCCTCTGCGCGGAGGAGGCCGGGGAGCCCTATGTGATCGTCCACGGCGACCGCGGCCGGATCACCTTCTGGTACAAGCAGGACCGGGTCCTCGTCCAGCGTGCCGGACACGGCCCGGAGGAGGCGGTGCACGGGCGGACCGACCTCCTGGAGAACCTCGTCGACCACCTGGTGCGGGACGCGCCGCTCCTCGTACCGCCGCACCGCACCGGCGCGTTCATGGAGGTCGTCGAGGCGGTGCGCACCGCCCCCGAACCGCGCGCCCTGCCGGCCGACGCCTGGTACACCGCACCCGCGGCCGGCTCCGCCACCACCCGCCGGGTGGTGCGCGGGATCGACGGGCTCGTCGCCGCGGGCGCCGACACCCTCACGCTCTTCTCCGAACTCGGCGTCCCCTGGGCGGCGCTCCCCACCGAGGTGAGTTCATCGTGACGACCACCGCACTGCTGAGCTGCGCCGGCCGCCCGGTCGGCCGCTACACCTACCTCCCCGCCCCCGGAGGCCGCCCCTACCTCCACCCGGTCACCACCCTCGGCGGTCTCCCCGTCACCGAGGAGCACCCGGCCGACCACCTCCACCACCTGGGCACCTCCGTCGCCGTTCCGGACGTCGCCGGGCACAACTTCTGGGGCGGCCGCACCTTCGTCCGGGACCAGGGCCCCACCGCGCTCGACAACCACGGCGTCCAGCGCCACCTCGGCTGGAAGCTCCGCGACCCGGACGGATTCGTCGAGGAGCTCAGCTGGGAGGCCGGCGACACCGAACTCCTGCGGGAGCACCGCACCGTCGCCACCGCCGAACTCTCCGCCACCGCCTGGGCCCTGGACTTCTCCTTCTCGCTCACCAACCGCGGCACCTCGGACCTGTCGATCGGCAGCCCCGCCACCAACGGCCGGCCGGGTGCCGGATACGGCGGCTTCTTCTGGCGCGCCCCCAAGGAACCCGCCGCGCCCGCCGTGTTCAGCGGTCTCGGGGACGGCGAGGAGGCCGTGCACGGGCAGGTCGCGGACTGGGTGGCGATGAGCGGCGACGGCTGGACGCTGGTCTTCGCCGGGGCGACCGAGGAGACCCGCCGCGACCCGTGGTTCGTGCGGACCACCGAGTACCCGGGCGTCGGCTCGTCCCTCGCCGCCGACCGCCGGCTCCCCGTCCCCGCGGGCGCCACGGTCGTGCGCCGCGTCGTCACCGTCATCGCGGACGGCCGGCTCGACCGGGCCGCGGCCGCCGCCTACGTCCGCCGGGCGGTGACCGCGTGAGCGGCGCGGGCGACCGCCCCTGGACCGCCGACCTCGGCGACGGCACCTACCGGAACCCGGTGCTCAACGCCGACTGGTCCGACCCCGACGTGATCCGGGTCGGCGAGGACTTCTACCTCACCGCCTCCAGCTTCGGCCGGGTCCCCGGGCTGCCGCTGCTGCACTCGCGCGACCTCGTCAACTGGACCCTCATCGGTCACGCCCTGGACCGGCTGGAACCGGCCGCGGACTTCGCCGTGCCCCGGCACGACCGCGGGGTGTGGGCGCCGTCGCTGCGGCACCACGCCGGACGGTTCTGGATCTTCTGGGGCGACCCCGACCACGGCATCCAGCAGATCAACGCCGAGGACGTCCGCGGCCCGTGGAGCGCGCCCCGTCTGATCAAGGCCGGCAAAGGGCTGATCGACCCCTGCCCGCTGTGGGACGAGGAGACCGGCGAGGCCTATCTGGTGCACGCCTGGGCCAAGTCCCGCTCCGGCATCAAGAACCGGCTCACCGGCCACCGGATGAGCCCCGACGGACGGGAACTCCTCGACGAGGGCAAGACCCTGGTCGACGCCGACACGATCCCCGGCTGGTTCACCCTGGAGGGCCCCAAGCTCTACCGGCGGAACGGCGAGTTCTGGATCCTCGCCCCGGCCGGCGGGGTGACCACCGGCTGGCAGGGCGCCTTCCGCTCCCGGGAGTTCTCCGGACCGTACGAGGAGCGCGTCGTCCTCGCCCAGGGCCGTACCGGGGTCAACGGACCGCACCAGGGCGCCTGGGTGACGACCGCGGCGGGCGAGGACTGGTTCCTGCACTTCCAGGAGCGCGGGGCGTACGGGAGGGTCGTCCACCTCCAGCCGATGCGCTGGGACGCCGAGGACGGCGGCTGGCCGGTCATCGGCGACCGGGGCGAACCCGTCTCCGTCCACACCAAACCGGCCACGCCCGAGCAGTCCGCCGCCGCCCCGGCCGGCGGCGACAGCTTCCCGGGCGGGCGCCACGGCCGGCAGTGGCAGTGGACCGCCAACCCGCGCCCCGGCTGGACCGTCGAGCACGGCGGGGACGGGCTGCGGCTCAGCTGCGTACGGACCGCGTACGCGCACGATCTGCGGGCCCTGCCCAACGTGCTGGTCCAGCGGCTGCCCGCCGAGACGTTCACCGTCGAGACCGGGCTCACCCTCGGCAGCGAGGTGGCGGGGGCCAAGGCCGGCCTCGCCGTGCTCGGGGACGCGTTCAGCTGGATCGGCCTGGAGCGGTCGGCGGACGGCGGGACACGGCTCGTGCACCGGTACGCCGAGTCGGCCGCCGCACACGAACGCGACGCCGAGCACAGCAGGCCGGCCCCCGACGGACGGGTCCGGCTCCGGATCGAGGTCGCCCCCGGCGCCCGCTGCCGCTTCCACGCCGACACCGGGGACGGCACCGGATTCCGGCCCTCGGGCCAGGTCTTCGCCGCCGCACCGTGGCGCTGGGTCGGCGCCCTGCTCGGACTCTTCGCCACCGCACCCGCCGGGACGGGGCCGGCCGGGACGGCCTGCTTCACCGGCTTCCGCACCACCGCCCGAACCGCCCCGGCCGGGGCGGCACCGGATCCCACCGAACCCCCCACTCATGCGCACCAACCGAGACAACCGAGAGAGAAGAGCCGATCATGAACATCTCGAAGACGCAGCGGGGGCGTGCCGCGGCCGCCGTCTCCCTGGCCGCGGTGCTCGCACTGACCGCGACCGCCTGCGGTGACGACGGAAGCGACAGCGGCACCGAGGGCAGCGGCAAGGGCGAGATCACCTTCTGGGACAACAACGGCGGCCCGCGCACCGCC harbors:
- a CDS encoding dihydrodipicolinate synthase family protein translates to MDLTPLKAALADVVAIPVTPFAEDGTIDTAAHRALLRRLLDGGVRILTPNGNTGEFYALTPEERRTVTELTVEEAGGRATILVGVGHDVPTAVAAAEHARDAGAEMVMVHQPVHPYVSQDGWIDYHRAIAEAVPGLGVVPYIRNPHLDGECLAVLADSCPNVIGVKYAVPDAARFAAFARDAGLDRFVWVAGLAELYAPAYFSAGATGFTSGLVNVAPGVSLAMLEALRAGDHPAAMKVWEQIRRFEELRADRQSANNVTVVKEALASLGLCGRDVRPPSRVLPEAQRAEVADQVAGWSI
- a CDS encoding sugar ABC transporter permease, which codes for MAQAAAVATPPKVPRRRSASPRRLPYLLIAPAGLLMLGFIAYPVISVFYYSLQNYNVTKPWRNGFAGFDNFTRIFTEDDQFWTTLGFSAQWVVTQVALQLTLGLALALIVNQSFIGRGISRAMVFSPWAVSGVLTSTIWILLYNSSTGFSRYLADAGIGDYGTSVLSDTGTVFWAATVAELWRGVPFFAILILADLQSVSKELYEAASVDGAGRLRQFFHITLPHLRDAIILSTLLRGVWEFNNVDLLYTLTGGGPAGETTTLPLYVANTGIEGHDFGYASALTTVAFVILLFCSIVYLRLSKFGGDHK
- a CDS encoding Gfo/Idh/MocA family oxidoreductase, encoding MPSLPTTTPVPIVLAGARGHGRWHLANIRRLQHQGLVRLAGVCELKPLDDGELGAFAGELPEQSADFGALLDSTGARAAVICTPIQTHTGLALTAAARGVHLLLEKPPAATRADFARILAGVRHAGIACQVGFQSFGSHAVPAIRDLVRTGAIGTVRGYGAAGAWVRDDAYYRRAPWAGRRRIGDTDVVDGVLTNPLAHAVATALELAGSGTAQDVVAVEAELFRAHDIEADDTSCVRITTASGVPVTAAVTLCAEEAGEPYVIVHGDRGRITFWYKQDRVLVQRAGHGPEEAVHGRTDLLENLVDHLVRDAPLLVPPHRTGAFMEVVEAVRTAPEPRALPADAWYTAPAAGSATTRRVVRGIDGLVAAGADTLTLFSELGVPWAALPTEVSSS
- the araD gene encoding L-arabinonate dehydratase; the protein is MTGRIAPGDLRSHQWYGTDGLRSFSHRARTRQLGYLPEEHLGKPVVAILNTWSDINPCHVHLRDRAQAVKRGVWQAGGFPLEFPVSTLSETFQKPTPMLYRNMLAMETEELLRSYPVDGAVLLGGCDKSTPALLMGAASVDLPAVFVPAGPMLPGHWRNEVLGSGTDMWKYWDDKRAGLIGDCEMDELENGLARSPGHCMTMGTASTLTAAAEALGVTVPGASSIPAVDSGHDRMAAQSGLRIVELVWQQRKLSSILTAEAYEDAVATVLALGGSTNAVIHLIAMAGRSGIKLTLDDFDRIARTVPVLANLRPGGKYLMEDFHFAGGLPGFLARLTDVLHLDRPTVAHDTLREQIDGALVHNSDVIRERDNPLADEGGVAVLRGNLCPDGAVIKHIAAEPQLLRHTGPAVVFDDYREMQRTINDPALALTPDHVLVLRNAGPKGGPGMPEYGMLPIPDYLLKQGVRDMVRISDARMSGTSYGACVLHVAPESYVGGPLALVRTGDAITLDVEARLLHLDVTEEELEKRRAEWTPPPTRYERGYGALYHDQITQADTGCDFAFLARPGEVPDPYAG
- a CDS encoding glycoside hydrolase 43 family protein; its protein translation is MSGAGDRPWTADLGDGTYRNPVLNADWSDPDVIRVGEDFYLTASSFGRVPGLPLLHSRDLVNWTLIGHALDRLEPAADFAVPRHDRGVWAPSLRHHAGRFWIFWGDPDHGIQQINAEDVRGPWSAPRLIKAGKGLIDPCPLWDEETGEAYLVHAWAKSRSGIKNRLTGHRMSPDGRELLDEGKTLVDADTIPGWFTLEGPKLYRRNGEFWILAPAGGVTTGWQGAFRSREFSGPYEERVVLAQGRTGVNGPHQGAWVTTAAGEDWFLHFQERGAYGRVVHLQPMRWDAEDGGWPVIGDRGEPVSVHTKPATPEQSAAAPAGGDSFPGGRHGRQWQWTANPRPGWTVEHGGDGLRLSCVRTAYAHDLRALPNVLVQRLPAETFTVETGLTLGSEVAGAKAGLAVLGDAFSWIGLERSADGGTRLVHRYAESAAAHERDAEHSRPAPDGRVRLRIEVAPGARCRFHADTGDGTGFRPSGQVFAAAPWRWVGALLGLFATAPAGTGPAGTACFTGFRTTARTAPAGAAPDPTEPPTHAHQPRQPREKSRS
- a CDS encoding carbohydrate ABC transporter permease, yielding MTAALAEKHGTDAARPAVRDGSPPAAHRRRRKPGRERAFDDVPRWQIYVPLGIYLVFTLIPFYWMFLFAVRPAGSTSLVPWPMTGEHFSKVWNERSFAVFFQNSMIVGVCTLVSTTLVALAGGYALARFDFKIKNAFMLALLCSQFIPGALMLVPLFEIFKNLQMINSLGSVVIAETVFQLPLSIILISGFIKNVPASLEEAAWVDGCSRFRAFCAVVLPLLRPGLIAVGSFAFVHSWNHFLFALMFLSEQDKQTIPVGLNTLIGADSVDLGALAAGGVIAAVPVVIVFAFIQKWLITGFSAGAVKG
- a CDS encoding GntR family transcriptional regulator; translation: MTFAPTPIPSRTQYVLEAIKHAILTAQLRPGQALVETELAAQFGVSKTPVREALKTLAGTGLVVMSQYKGAIVRLVDATMAREVYDVRLLLEPEALRRSITRKASLDAAQEALERADSAGDKADRSLANRDFHRALYLPCGNPLLARMLDEVRDQAALVSTVAWATIPSWEREAAEHREILRLALADDADAAAGALHDHIASFVRRAFPDDEDGGDAA
- a CDS encoding PmoA family protein, producing MTTTALLSCAGRPVGRYTYLPAPGGRPYLHPVTTLGGLPVTEEHPADHLHHLGTSVAVPDVAGHNFWGGRTFVRDQGPTALDNHGVQRHLGWKLRDPDGFVEELSWEAGDTELLREHRTVATAELSATAWALDFSFSLTNRGTSDLSIGSPATNGRPGAGYGGFFWRAPKEPAAPAVFSGLGDGEEAVHGQVADWVAMSGDGWTLVFAGATEETRRDPWFVRTTEYPGVGSSLAADRRLPVPAGATVVRRVVTVIADGRLDRAAAAAYVRRAVTA